A single region of the Geobacillus subterraneus genome encodes:
- a CDS encoding L-threonylcarbamoyladenylate synthase: protein MKTRVWTVDNIVDKQQIYPQIQEAAEWLRAGEVVAFPTETVYGLGADAANTAAVGKIFAAKGRPSDNPLIVHVANVAQVEAIAAAIPPMAKTLMERFWPGPLTLVLPKRAKAVSERVTAGLPTVAVRMPDHPLALALIEASGLALAAPSANRSGKPSPTTAAHVLADLNGRIAGVIDGGPTGIGVESTVLDCSGEVPTILRPGGVTKEALSEAVGRVEEAVGMGDEQTAPKAPGMKYTHYAPKAPLSIVSGPPSLLQQLVDESRAGGKTVGVLTTEENKSRYAADVVLACGTRRELETVAHRLYDTLRRFDETGVDLIYSEAFPEEGIGVAIMNRLKKAAGGRVIRE, encoded by the coding sequence TTGAAAACGCGTGTTTGGACTGTGGATAATATTGTTGATAAACAGCAAATTTATCCACAAATACAAGAGGCGGCCGAATGGCTGCGGGCCGGGGAAGTGGTGGCGTTCCCGACGGAAACGGTGTACGGCTTAGGGGCGGATGCGGCCAATACGGCAGCGGTGGGCAAAATTTTTGCCGCCAAAGGGCGGCCGAGCGACAATCCGCTCATCGTTCACGTCGCGAACGTAGCGCAAGTGGAAGCGATCGCCGCAGCGATCCCGCCGATGGCGAAAACATTGATGGAGCGGTTTTGGCCGGGGCCGCTCACGTTAGTATTGCCAAAACGGGCCAAAGCGGTGTCTGAACGGGTGACGGCTGGGCTGCCGACGGTGGCGGTGCGCATGCCGGATCACCCGCTGGCGCTCGCCTTGATCGAGGCGAGCGGCTTGGCGCTTGCCGCTCCGAGCGCCAACCGGTCAGGAAAACCGAGCCCGACGACGGCCGCCCACGTGCTCGCCGATTTAAACGGGCGCATCGCCGGGGTGATTGATGGCGGGCCGACCGGCATCGGCGTCGAATCGACTGTGCTCGATTGCAGCGGGGAGGTGCCGACGATTTTGCGCCCGGGCGGGGTGACGAAGGAGGCGCTGAGCGAAGCGGTCGGCCGCGTTGAGGAGGCCGTCGGCATGGGAGATGAACAGACAGCGCCGAAAGCGCCGGGGATGAAATATACGCATTACGCGCCAAAAGCGCCGCTTTCGATCGTCTCCGGCCCGCCGTCGTTGTTGCAGCAGCTTGTCGATGAAAGCCGGGCGGGGGGAAAAACCGTCGGTGTGCTGACGACTGAAGAAAATAAAAGCCGTTATGCCGCTGATGTCGTGTTGGCGTGCGGGACGCGCCGCGAGCTCGAAACGGTCGCCCATCGCCTGTACGATACGCTGCGCCGATTTGATGAGACGGGCGTCGACCTCATTTACAGCGAGGCGTTTCCAGAAGAAGGGATCGGCGTTGCGATCATGAACCGGTTGAAGAAAGCAGCCGGCGGGCGCGTCATTCGCGAATAG
- a CDS encoding manganese efflux pump MntP family protein, with amino-acid sequence MGALIGEMIALSLMALALGMDAFSVALGMGLLRLRLRQIFYIGLTIGLFHIFMPLVGMAVGRFLSREFGSIATYAGGLLLLWLGGQMIVTSFQRGDGSPLFPRGAGLLFFAFSVSLDSFSVGLSLGIFGARTMVTILLFGLFSTVLTWIGLLVGRHFQQWLGSYSEALGGSILLAFGLKLLFS; translated from the coding sequence ATGGGCGCGTTAATCGGCGAAATGATCGCGCTGTCGCTAATGGCGCTGGCGCTAGGGATGGACGCATTTTCGGTCGCTCTAGGAATGGGGCTGTTGCGTCTTCGGCTTCGGCAAATTTTTTATATTGGGCTCACGATCGGCTTGTTTCATATTTTTATGCCGCTTGTCGGCATGGCAGTCGGCCGCTTTTTGTCGCGCGAGTTCGGCAGCATCGCTACTTATGCGGGCGGGCTGTTGCTATTATGGCTGGGCGGGCAAATGATCGTTACATCGTTTCAGCGGGGAGACGGGTCACCGTTGTTTCCGCGCGGGGCGGGGCTGCTTTTTTTTGCGTTCAGCGTTAGCCTCGACAGCTTTTCGGTCGGGCTAAGTCTTGGCATTTTCGGGGCGCGGACGATGGTGACGATCCTTCTGTTCGGCCTATTCAGCACGGTATTGACTTGGATCGGGCTGTTGGTGGGCCGCCATTTTCAGCAATGGCTCGGTTCATACAGCGAAGCGCTCGGCGGCAGCATTTTGCTCGCGTTCGGGCTGAAGCTGCTCTTTTCGTGA
- a CDS encoding low molecular weight protein arginine phosphatase has translation MSYRILFVCTGNTCRSPMAAALLESKQLPGVEVKSAGVFAAEGSEASAHAKTVLKEKGIDASHRSSPLKKEHIDWATHVLAMTSGHKEMIIGRFPEAKDKTFTLKQFASGTDGDIADPFGGPVEAYRAARDELAALIDRLAEKLQERQ, from the coding sequence ATGTCGTACCGCATTTTGTTCGTCTGCACAGGCAATACGTGCCGCAGCCCGATGGCAGCGGCATTGCTTGAGAGCAAGCAGCTGCCCGGTGTCGAGGTGAAATCGGCTGGGGTGTTTGCTGCGGAAGGAAGCGAGGCGTCCGCCCATGCGAAAACGGTGCTGAAAGAAAAGGGGATTGACGCATCCCACCGTTCCTCGCCGTTAAAAAAAGAGCATATTGATTGGGCGACGCATGTGTTGGCGATGACGTCCGGCCATAAAGAGATGATCATTGGCCGTTTTCCGGAGGCGAAAGACAAAACGTTTACGTTAAAACAGTTCGCTTCAGGAACAGACGGTGACATCGCCGATCCGTTCGGCGGCCCGGTCGAGGCGTACCGGGCGGCGCGCGATGAGTTGGCGGCGCTCATTGACCGCTTGGCGGAAAAATTGCAAGAGAGACAATGA
- a CDS encoding methyl-accepting chemotaxis protein encodes MGGTDRSFGLRLKLVVFTTALALITYSTSALFLYVLYDWWFASFNKGVFTIIVLLLGIFWSGVLAYVAAGWITRPLQRLEEAAVKAAGGHIEADVPLPPSNDEIRSLAVAFNRMLGHLRAVVANIEENAVRTNEKTAEIKEASEAAAGRAHDIAATIDDISKGAAASAEATQAAAAAVEDVLAIAEQVKGTAERAEQSAQAMAETLKASCDAIRSLVDGIGQLADDQERSRAVVKQLEGNAKQIGNITLLVTDIAEQTNLLALNASIEAARAGEHGRGFAVVAEEVRKLADESAKAVKQIAELVGNIQNEVAHVVAQMDKQVAASNAAAAKGERTNAAIAAMTASADELIRAVHEIAGLAKNQMVHMGRAAAQAQEVAAIAEQTSAGALEVAAATRAQTAAIGDVHKLANELVEQAEQLQAAVARFRAS; translated from the coding sequence ATGGGGGGAACAGATCGTTCGTTTGGTTTGCGCCTGAAGCTTGTCGTCTTTACGACGGCGCTGGCGCTCATTACATATTCAACGAGCGCCTTGTTCTTGTATGTGTTGTACGATTGGTGGTTTGCATCGTTCAATAAAGGCGTGTTCACGATTATTGTGCTGCTGCTCGGCATTTTTTGGTCGGGGGTGCTCGCCTATGTCGCGGCCGGCTGGATTACGAGGCCGCTGCAACGCCTCGAAGAAGCCGCTGTGAAGGCAGCCGGCGGGCACATTGAAGCGGACGTCCCGCTCCCTCCGTCCAATGACGAAATCCGCTCGCTTGCTGTCGCTTTCAACCGCATGCTCGGCCATTTGCGCGCGGTCGTCGCCAACATTGAAGAAAACGCGGTGCGCACGAACGAAAAGACGGCAGAGATAAAAGAAGCGTCTGAGGCGGCGGCGGGTCGTGCGCACGACATCGCGGCGACGATTGACGACATCTCCAAAGGGGCAGCGGCCTCGGCTGAAGCGACGCAGGCGGCAGCCGCGGCGGTCGAAGATGTGCTTGCCATCGCCGAGCAAGTGAAAGGGACGGCCGAGCGCGCCGAACAATCCGCGCAGGCGATGGCAGAAACGCTCAAAGCGAGCTGCGATGCGATCCGTTCCCTTGTCGACGGCATCGGACAGCTCGCCGACGATCAAGAAAGGTCGCGGGCAGTCGTCAAACAGCTTGAAGGAAACGCCAAACAAATTGGCAATATTACGTTGCTTGTCACCGATATTGCCGAGCAAACGAACTTGCTGGCGCTCAACGCCTCGATTGAAGCCGCCCGCGCCGGCGAGCATGGCCGCGGCTTTGCCGTTGTGGCTGAAGAAGTGCGCAAACTAGCCGATGAAAGCGCTAAAGCGGTCAAGCAAATCGCTGAACTCGTCGGCAACATTCAAAACGAAGTCGCCCATGTTGTGGCACAAATGGACAAGCAAGTAGCCGCTTCCAACGCTGCGGCGGCCAAAGGGGAGCGCACGAACGCGGCCATTGCGGCCATGACGGCGTCGGCGGATGAATTGATCCGCGCCGTCCATGAGATCGCCGGGTTGGCGAAAAATCAGATGGTGCATATGGGGCGAGCCGCTGCACAGGCGCAAGAAGTGGCAGCGATTGCCGAACAGACATCCGCCGGTGCGCTCGAAGTCGCGGCGGCGACGCGGGCACAAACGGCAGCGATCGGCGACGTGCACAAGCTGGCCAACGAGCTCGTCGAACAGGCGGAACAGCTGCAGGCAGCGGTCGCCCGTTTTCGCGCCAGTTAA
- the rpiB gene encoding ribose 5-phosphate isomerase B, with translation MKVAIASDHGGIRIREEIKALLDEMGIEYTDFGCDCETSVDYPDYALPVAEKVARGEFDRGILICGTGIGMTIAANKVKGVRCALCHDVYSAKLTRMHNDSNILAMGERVIGPGLAREIAKAWLETEFEGGRHARRIDKIADYENEHL, from the coding sequence ATGAAAGTGGCCATTGCTTCCGACCATGGCGGAATTCGTATCCGTGAAGAAATTAAAGCCCTTCTTGATGAAATGGGCATCGAATATACCGATTTTGGCTGCGACTGTGAAACGTCGGTCGATTACCCGGATTACGCGCTCCCGGTCGCTGAAAAAGTGGCGCGCGGCGAGTTTGACCGCGGCATTTTAATTTGCGGGACCGGCATCGGCATGACGATCGCCGCCAATAAAGTGAAAGGGGTGCGCTGCGCCCTTTGTCATGATGTTTACAGCGCCAAACTGACACGCATGCATAACGACAGCAACATCCTCGCGATGGGGGAGCGCGTGATCGGCCCTGGCTTGGCGCGTGAGATCGCGAAAGCGTGGCTCGAGACAGAATTCGAAGGCGGCCGTCACGCGCGGCGGATCGACAAAATCGCCGATTATGAAAACGAACATTTGTAA
- a CDS encoding TIGR01440 family protein: MDAPLTEWRQQWQAILRAFREQAPLGRGHIVVVGCSTSEVFGERIGTAGSMDVAAMLFAELEAWRRETGIELAFQCCEHLNRALVVERETARAHGLEVVSVVPVPQAGGAMAAYAYRNLADPVVVEAIRADAGIDIGHTLIGMHLKPVVVPVRVPVKQVGAAHVTLAKTRPKLIGGARAVYSLENPNDSCTF; this comes from the coding sequence ATGGACGCACCATTGACCGAATGGCGGCAACAATGGCAAGCCATCTTGCGCGCGTTTCGCGAACAGGCGCCGCTTGGCCGCGGCCACATTGTGGTGGTCGGCTGCAGCACGAGCGAAGTGTTTGGCGAGCGAATCGGCACGGCCGGGTCGATGGATGTCGCCGCCATGCTTTTTGCCGAGCTTGAGGCGTGGCGGCGTGAAACCGGCATTGAGCTGGCGTTTCAATGTTGCGAACATTTAAACCGGGCGCTTGTCGTTGAGCGGGAGACGGCGCGCGCTCACGGGCTGGAGGTCGTTTCCGTCGTTCCGGTGCCGCAGGCGGGGGGAGCGATGGCCGCTTACGCCTATCGAAATCTCGCGGATCCGGTCGTCGTCGAGGCGATTCGCGCCGACGCCGGGATCGATATCGGCCATACGCTCATCGGCATGCATTTGAAGCCGGTCGTCGTCCCCGTGCGCGTCCCGGTGAAGCAAGTCGGAGCGGCGCATGTGACGTTGGCGAAAACACGGCCGAAGCTGATCGGCGGCGCCCGCGCTGTCTATTCGTTGGAAAATCCGAATGATTCCTGCACTTTCTAG
- the glyA gene encoding serine hydroxymethyltransferase has translation MNYLPQQDPQVFAAIEQERKRQHAKIELIASENFVSRAVMEAQGSVLTNKYAEGYPGRRYYGGCEYVDVVEDLARERAKQLFGAEHVNVQPHSGAQANMAVYFTVLKPGDTVLGMNLSHGGHLTHGSPVNFSGIQYNFVEYGVDPETHVIDYDDVREKARLHRPKLIVAGASAYPRVIDFAKFREIADEVGAYLMVDMAHIAGLVAAGLHPNPVPYAHFVTTTTHKTLRGPRGGMILCQEQFAKQIDKSIFPGIQGGPLMHVIAAKAVALGEALQEDFKVYAKRIIDNAQRLANALQKEGFTLVSGGTDNHLLLVDLRPQQLTGKTAEKVLDEVGITVNKNTIPYDPESPFVTSGIRIGTAAVTTRGFGLEEMDEIAAIIGLVLKNKDNEQALEEARQRVAALTEKFPLYQD, from the coding sequence ATGAACTACTTGCCACAACAAGATCCGCAAGTGTTCGCGGCCATCGAACAAGAGCGGAAGCGGCAGCACGCGAAAATCGAGCTGATCGCTTCGGAAAACTTCGTCAGCCGCGCCGTCATGGAAGCGCAAGGATCGGTATTGACGAACAAATATGCGGAAGGCTATCCGGGCCGACGCTATTACGGCGGCTGCGAGTACGTCGACGTGGTCGAAGATTTGGCGCGTGAACGGGCGAAGCAGTTGTTCGGGGCAGAGCATGTGAACGTCCAGCCGCATTCCGGAGCGCAGGCGAACATGGCCGTCTATTTCACCGTCCTCAAGCCCGGCGACACCGTGCTCGGCATGAACTTGTCGCATGGCGGACATTTGACGCACGGCAGCCCGGTCAATTTCAGCGGCATCCAGTACAACTTTGTCGAATATGGCGTCGATCCGGAAACGCATGTCATCGACTATGACGATGTGCGCGAAAAAGCGCGCCTCCATCGGCCGAAGCTGATCGTCGCCGGCGCCAGCGCCTATCCGCGCGTCATCGATTTTGCCAAGTTTCGGGAAATCGCTGATGAAGTCGGTGCCTATTTAATGGTCGATATGGCCCATATTGCCGGTCTTGTTGCGGCAGGTCTTCATCCGAATCCGGTGCCGTACGCCCACTTTGTCACGACGACAACGCATAAAACATTGCGCGGCCCGCGCGGCGGGATGATTTTATGCCAAGAGCAGTTTGCGAAACAAATCGACAAATCGATTTTCCCTGGCATTCAAGGCGGCCCGCTCATGCATGTCATTGCTGCGAAGGCAGTCGCGTTGGGCGAGGCGCTGCAAGAGGACTTTAAAGTGTACGCCAAGCGCATCATCGACAACGCCCAGCGCTTAGCGAACGCCTTGCAAAAAGAAGGGTTCACCCTTGTCTCCGGCGGCACGGACAACCATTTGCTGCTTGTTGACTTGCGCCCGCAGCAGCTGACAGGGAAAACAGCGGAGAAAGTATTGGATGAAGTCGGCATTACCGTCAACAAAAACACGATTCCATATGATCCGGAAAGCCCGTTTGTCACGAGCGGCATCCGCATCGGGACGGCCGCGGTCACGACGCGCGGCTTCGGCTTGGAAGAAATGGATGAAATCGCCGCCATTATCGGTCTCGTGCTGAAAAACAAAGATAATGAACAGGCGCTTGAAGAAGCGCGCCAACGCGTCGCCGCTTTGACGGAAAAATTCCCGCTCTACCAAGACTAA
- the upp gene encoding uracil phosphoribosyltransferase produces MGKVYVFDHPLIQHKLTYIRDKHTGTKEFRELVEEVATLMAFEITRDLPLEEVEIETPVSRAKAKVIAGKKLGVIPILRAGIGMVDGILKLIPAAKVGHVGLYRDPETLKPVEYYVKLPSDVEERDFIIVDPMLATGGSAVAAIEALKKRGAKSIKFMCLIAAPEGVKAVETAHPDVDIYIAALDERLNDHGYIVPGLGDAGDRLFGTK; encoded by the coding sequence ATGGGAAAAGTGTATGTATTTGACCATCCGCTCATCCAGCATAAACTGACGTACATTCGCGACAAGCATACAGGTACAAAAGAATTTCGCGAGCTCGTTGAAGAAGTGGCGACGCTGATGGCGTTTGAAATTACGCGCGACCTTCCGCTTGAGGAAGTGGAGATCGAAACTCCTGTCAGCCGGGCGAAAGCGAAAGTCATCGCCGGCAAAAAGCTAGGCGTCATCCCGATTTTGCGCGCCGGTATCGGCATGGTGGACGGCATTTTGAAGCTCATCCCGGCAGCGAAAGTCGGCCACGTCGGCCTATACCGCGATCCGGAAACGCTCAAGCCAGTGGAATATTACGTCAAGCTGCCAAGCGATGTCGAAGAGCGCGATTTCATCATCGTCGATCCGATGCTCGCGACCGGCGGCTCGGCAGTGGCGGCGATCGAAGCGTTGAAAAAGCGGGGGGCGAAAAGCATTAAGTTTATGTGCCTGATCGCGGCGCCGGAAGGGGTCAAGGCGGTGGAAACGGCGCACCCGGACGTCGACATTTACATCGCCGCCCTTGACGAGCGGCTGAACGACCACGGTTATATCGTCCCCGGCCTCGGCGATGCCGGCGACCGGCTGTTTGGAACAAAATGA
- a CDS encoding AtpZ/AtpI family protein, with protein MKKNDRHPFRAIGLMSAITSQLVGCTLVGLFGGRWADRQLDSEPIFLIIGLLLGLAAGVFATLKTVRRFFEE; from the coding sequence ATGAAAAAAAATGACCGCCACCCGTTTCGAGCGATCGGGTTGATGTCGGCAATTACATCACAACTTGTCGGCTGCACGTTAGTCGGTTTGTTCGGTGGAAGATGGGCCGACCGGCAATTAGACAGTGAGCCGATTTTTCTAATTATTGGCCTGTTGCTCGGTTTAGCGGCAGGAGTTTTTGCCACGCTGAAAACAGTCCGACGCTTTTTTGAGGAATAA
- a CDS encoding ATP synthase subunit I, protein MLDTIIKRIQNQLFILMACYALGAIWTKYEGWFFSLLVGTAAGWYSIRLLARRVRKVGEAVAEGRRPPSLGTMIRFALAMAVAFLVSRYPQHLSVVPAVIGLSTPYILLVVNHFLHNDQSAA, encoded by the coding sequence ATGCTCGATACGATCATCAAACGAATTCAAAACCAACTGTTCATCTTGATGGCTTGTTATGCATTAGGGGCGATATGGACAAAGTATGAAGGGTGGTTTTTTAGTCTGCTCGTCGGTACAGCGGCAGGATGGTACAGCATACGGCTGTTGGCTCGGCGTGTAAGAAAGGTCGGAGAAGCGGTCGCTGAAGGGCGTCGCCCTCCGTCGCTTGGGACAATGATCCGTTTTGCGTTGGCGATGGCGGTTGCCTTTCTTGTGTCCCGTTACCCCCAACATTTGTCGGTGGTGCCGGCGGTGATCGGCCTATCCACCCCGTATATTTTGTTGGTAGTAAATCATTTTTTACATAATGATCAATCAGCTGCATAG
- the atpB gene encoding F0F1 ATP synthase subunit A, translating into MDHKAPLYELFGLTFNLANVLMVTITCVIVLAIAIAATRNLSMRPTGLQNFIEWVVDFVKGIIKSNMDWATGGRFHLLGLTLIMYVFVANMLGLPFSVVVHDELWWKSPTADPAITLTLAVMVVALSHYYGIKLRGASEYLKGFASPMWFMFPLKIIEEFANTLTLGLRLYGNIFAGEILLALLVGGLATGVGGTIAAIIPTMVWQAFSIFVGAIQAFIFTMLTMVYMAHKVSHDH; encoded by the coding sequence ATGGATCATAAAGCGCCACTTTATGAATTGTTTGGTCTTACATTTAATTTGGCCAACGTATTAATGGTGACTATCACTTGCGTCATTGTACTGGCTATTGCCATTGCGGCAACGCGTAATCTTTCGATGAGGCCGACAGGATTGCAAAATTTTATCGAGTGGGTTGTCGATTTTGTGAAAGGAATCATTAAAAGCAACATGGACTGGGCAACAGGGGGGCGTTTTCATTTACTCGGTTTAACGTTAATTATGTATGTTTTTGTCGCCAACATGTTAGGTCTTCCATTCTCCGTTGTCGTCCATGATGAATTATGGTGGAAATCACCGACAGCCGATCCGGCTATTACGTTGACGTTGGCTGTGATGGTTGTAGCCCTTTCCCACTACTACGGCATTAAACTGCGCGGCGCTTCCGAATACTTAAAAGGGTTTGCAAGCCCAATGTGGTTTATGTTTCCCCTCAAGATCATTGAAGAATTCGCCAATACATTGACACTTGGTCTCCGTCTTTACGGAAACATTTTTGCCGGCGAAATTTTGCTTGCATTGCTTGTCGGGGGGCTGGCCACCGGTGTCGGAGGAACGATTGCCGCGATCATTCCGACGATGGTATGGCAAGCGTTTAGTATTTTCGTCGGGGCCATTCAAGCATTCATATTCACCATGTTAACAATGGTATATATGGCGCATAAAGTTAGCCATGATCATTAA
- the atpE gene encoding F0F1 ATP synthase subunit C has protein sequence MGVLAAAIAIGLAALGAGIGNGLIVSRTVEGIARQPEARGMLQTTMFIGVALVEAIPIIAVVIAFMVQGR, from the coding sequence ATGGGTGTATTAGCTGCAGCAATTGCTATTGGTCTTGCCGCACTTGGTGCGGGTATCGGTAACGGTTTAATCGTTTCTCGTACAGTAGAAGGAATTGCACGCCAACCGGAAGCGCGCGGCATGCTGCAAACGACAATGTTTATCGGGGTTGCGCTTGTTGAGGCGATTCCGATCATCGCGGTCGTTATCGCGTTTATGGTACAAGGAAGATAA
- the atpF gene encoding F0F1 ATP synthase subunit B, which yields MLAALQTAALGAAAGHGAVNTGDIIFQLVAFILLMLLLRKFAWGPLMSVMKQREEHIANEIDQAEKRRQEAEKLLEEQRELMKQSRQEAQTLIENARKLAEEQKEQIVASARAEAERVKEAAKQEIEREKEQAMAALREQVASLSVFIASKVIERELTEQDQRKLIEAYIKDVQEVGGAR from the coding sequence ATGTTGGCAGCATTACAAACAGCGGCGCTCGGCGCAGCGGCTGGGCATGGAGCGGTCAACACCGGGGACATCATTTTTCAGCTTGTCGCGTTTATTTTGTTGATGCTTTTGCTTCGCAAATTTGCCTGGGGACCGCTTATGAGCGTCATGAAACAACGCGAAGAGCATATTGCCAATGAAATTGACCAAGCGGAAAAACGCCGCCAAGAGGCGGAAAAACTGCTTGAAGAACAGCGTGAACTGATGAAGCAATCGCGCCAGGAAGCGCAAACGCTCATTGAAAATGCGCGCAAGCTCGCCGAAGAGCAAAAGGAACAAATCGTCGCCTCGGCCCGTGCGGAAGCGGAGCGGGTAAAAGAAGCGGCGAAACAAGAAATCGAGCGCGAAAAAGAACAGGCGATGGCCGCGCTTCGCGAACAAGTGGCGTCGTTGTCTGTCTTCATCGCTTCGAAAGTGATTGAAAGAGAATTGACCGAACAAGACCAGCGCAAGCTGATTGAAGCGTACATTAAAGACGTGCAAGAGGTAGGAGGAGCGCGATGA
- a CDS encoding F0F1 ATP synthase subunit delta, whose protein sequence is MNQEVIAKRYASALFQIALEQQQLDKIEEDIRAVRQALVENGEFLSLLSNPKLSLDKKKALVREAFAGISAPVQHTLLLLLERHRFGLVPELAEQFIVLANDARGIAEAIAYSARPLTDEELQALSDVFAKKVGKETLRIENIVDPELIGGVKLRIGNRIYDGSVSGQLERIQRQLIS, encoded by the coding sequence ATGAACCAAGAAGTGATCGCTAAACGGTATGCATCCGCTCTGTTTCAAATCGCGCTTGAACAGCAGCAGCTGGACAAGATCGAGGAAGACATTCGCGCCGTGCGCCAAGCGTTGGTGGAAAACGGCGAGTTTTTATCGCTTCTTTCCAATCCGAAACTTTCCTTAGACAAGAAAAAAGCGCTCGTTCGCGAAGCGTTTGCCGGCATTTCCGCTCCGGTGCAACATACGCTTTTGCTTCTTCTTGAGCGCCATCGCTTCGGCCTTGTGCCCGAACTGGCCGAGCAGTTTATCGTCCTCGCTAACGACGCGCGCGGCATCGCCGAGGCGATCGCCTATTCAGCACGGCCGTTGACGGATGAAGAACTGCAGGCGCTTTCTGACGTATTTGCCAAAAAGGTGGGCAAAGAGACGCTCCGCATTGAAAATATCGTCGACCCGGAACTCATTGGCGGTGTGAAGTTGCGCATCGGCAACCGCATTTATGACGGCAGCGTCAGCGGACAGCTGGAACGGATTCAGCGGCAGCTCATTAGTTAA
- the atpA gene encoding F0F1 ATP synthase subunit alpha, giving the protein MSIRAEEISALIKQQIENYESQIQVSDVGTVIQIGDGIARVHGLDNVMSGELVEFANGVMGMALNLEENNVGIVILGPYTGIKEGDEVRRTGRIMEVPVGEALIGRVVNPLGQPVDGLGPVETTETRPIESPAPGVMDRKSVHEPLQTGIKAIDALVPIGRGQRELIIGDRQTGKTSVAIDTIINQKGQNMICIYVAIGQKESTVRTVVETLRKHGALDYTIVVTASASQPAPLLFLAPYAGVSMGEYFMYKGQHVLVVYDDLSKQAAAYRELSLLLRRPPGREAYPGDVFYLHSRLLERAAKLSDAKGAGSLTALPFVETQAGDISAYIPTNVISITDGQIFLQSDLFFSGVRPAINAGLSVSRVGGAAQIKAMKKVSGTLRLDLAAYRELEAFAQFGSDLDKATQAKLARGARTVEVLKQDLHQPIPVEKQVAIIYALTRGFLDDIPVEDVRRFEKEFFLWLDQNGQHLLEHIRTTKDLPNEEDFNKAIEAFKKTFVVSQ; this is encoded by the coding sequence ATGAGCATTAGAGCGGAAGAAATTAGCGCGCTCATTAAGCAGCAGATTGAAAACTACGAATCGCAAATCCAAGTGAGCGACGTCGGCACCGTCATCCAAATCGGCGACGGGATCGCCCGCGTTCACGGGCTTGATAACGTCATGTCCGGCGAGCTCGTTGAATTCGCCAACGGCGTCATGGGCATGGCGCTCAACTTGGAAGAAAACAACGTCGGTATTGTTATTTTAGGTCCGTACACCGGCATTAAAGAAGGAGACGAAGTGCGCCGTACCGGACGGATTATGGAAGTGCCAGTCGGGGAGGCGCTCATCGGTCGCGTCGTCAACCCGCTCGGCCAGCCAGTCGACGGCCTAGGTCCGGTGGAAACGACGGAAACGCGTCCAATCGAAAGCCCGGCGCCGGGCGTTATGGATCGGAAATCGGTACATGAGCCGCTGCAAACCGGGATTAAAGCGATCGACGCGCTCGTGCCGATCGGCCGCGGACAGCGCGAGCTCATCATCGGCGACCGGCAAACCGGGAAAACGTCCGTTGCGATTGACACGATCATCAACCAAAAAGGCCAAAATATGATTTGTATTTACGTCGCCATCGGGCAAAAAGAATCGACGGTTCGTACGGTTGTCGAAACGCTCCGCAAACACGGCGCGCTTGACTATACGATCGTCGTCACCGCTTCGGCGTCGCAGCCGGCTCCGCTCTTGTTCTTGGCGCCGTATGCGGGCGTATCGATGGGCGAGTATTTCATGTACAAAGGCCAACACGTCTTAGTCGTTTACGACGACTTGTCGAAGCAAGCCGCTGCGTACCGCGAGCTGTCGCTGTTGCTTCGCCGTCCGCCAGGCCGTGAAGCGTACCCGGGGGATGTCTTCTACCTGCACTCCCGCCTGCTTGAGCGCGCAGCGAAATTGAGCGATGCCAAAGGCGCCGGCTCCTTGACCGCGCTTCCGTTCGTCGAAACGCAAGCGGGCGACATCTCCGCCTACATCCCGACGAACGTCATCTCGATTACGGACGGACAAATTTTCTTGCAATCGGACTTGTTCTTCTCCGGCGTCCGCCCGGCGATCAACGCAGGGCTGTCCGTTTCGCGCGTCGGTGGTGCCGCGCAAATTAAAGCGATGAAAAAAGTATCGGGGACGCTCCGTCTCGACTTGGCGGCATACCGTGAATTAGAAGCGTTCGCCCAATTCGGTTCCGACCTCGATAAAGCGACGCAAGCGAAGCTTGCCCGCGGGGCGCGCACGGTTGAAGTGCTGAAACAAGACTTGCACCAACCGATTCCGGTCGAAAAGCAAGTCGCCATCATTTACGCTTTGACGCGCGGCTTTTTGGATGACATTCCGGTCGAAGACGTGCGCCGTTTTGAAAAAGAATTTTTCTTGTGGCTTGACCAAAACGGACAGCACTTGCTTGAACACATCCGTACGACGAAAGACCTTCCGAACGAGGAAGATTTCAATAAAGCGATCGAAGCGTTCAAGAAAACGTTTGTCGTTTCCCAATAA